Proteins encoded together in one Amblyomma americanum isolate KBUSLIRL-KWMA chromosome 1, ASM5285725v1, whole genome shotgun sequence window:
- the LOC144136532 gene encoding uncharacterized protein LOC144136532: protein MPRRFTGKLCRFLFDHLEGATFGERLRWLDREAGVFQIFWRHGNGSSSTPEEDCAVFMEWHHYKTRRTKECSPMEAKQRFRAAMNKMKLSTVSSWKNRPLERNFQYRKFPKDDLDYLLKKTDQRVPASPGWSPDDMSDADSGMTSPNFVSDSDAYSEPASPPGVSTAVFEATVGKQTCFLQHPEERWNWGVALDTLATPSTSEPSFPPLENGSREYSFCDTEEACKWLNLQEFSAGSDLLQDVRECRRDEFDCYSLPSMEDGDLTASIPGFDKFFGPLVPYSDSFHGQGSSFAVLNHFHSFH, encoded by the exons ATGCCGAGGCGTTTCACCGGCAAGCTGTGTCGCTTCCTCTTCGACCACCTCGAGGGCGCCACATTCGGCGAGCGGCTCCGGTGGCTCGACCGGGAGGCGGGCGTCTTCCAGATATTCTGGAGGCACGGCAACGGTTCCTCGTCCACGCCGGAGGAGGACTGCGCCGTGTTCATG GAATGGCATCATTACAAGACTCGACGAACCAAGGAGTGCTCGCCTATGGAAGCCAAGCAGCGGTTCCGCGCAGCCATGAACAAGATGAAGCTGAGTACAGTGAGCAGCTGGAAGAATCGGCCTTTGGAGAGGAACTTCCAGTACAGAAAGTTCCCCAAGGATGACCTAG ACTACCTTCTAAAGAAAACGGACCAGCGTGTTCCCGCGTCGCCCGGCTGGTCGCCGGATGACATGTCCGACGCCGACTCTGGGATGACCTCGCCCAACTTCGTGTCGGACTCCGACGCCTACTCTGAGCCAGCCTCGCCGCCCGGTGTGTCAACCGCGGTTTTCGAGGCGACGGTGGGGAAACAGACGTGCTTTCTGCAGCACCCGGAAGAGCGCTGGAATTGGGGGGTTGCCTTGGATACGTTGGCGACGCCGTCGACTTCTGAGCCATCTTTCCCGCCGCTGGAAAACGGTAGCCGCGAGTACTCTTTCTGTGATACAGAGGAAGCGTGCAAGTGGCTGAACCTCCAAGAGTTTTCTGCTGGCAGTGACCTGTTGCAAGACGTGCGAGAATGTCGTCGAGACGAGTTTGATTGTTATTCCTTGCCAAGCATGGAGGACGGAGACCTTACCGCCTCAATTCCTGGCTTTGACAAGTTCTTCGGTCCTCTAGTCCCTTATAGCGATTCTTTTCACGGACAAGGTTCCTCTTTTGCTGTCCTAAATCATTTCCATTCCTTCCATTAA